The following DNA comes from Rhodopseudomonas boonkerdii.
CGGATTACGCTTCCGCCCATCCGCCCTACGGCGGTTTCGTAGGGTGGGCAAAGCACAAGCGTACCCACCCTACAGTATCGAGTCTTAGCTCGACGGCATCACGTATGCGTAGATGCGGCCCTTCGAATAGGTGGCCTCCGCGACGCGGTTGCCATGGTTGCCGGACACGATGATCGGATTACCCTTGGCATCGACGCCCGAGACCACGCCGACATGGCCGCCACGACGGCCGCGCGACATTACGGCGATGGCGCCAACCTGCGGGCCGGAGATGCGCTGACCGTAGCTCGAGAACGAACGCGCCATATCCGAACCGGTACCCTGATGGCCGGTGCGCTTGAGCACGAGGTTCATGAAAGCCGCGCACCACAGGCTGCGCCGGCCGGTGGGATTGCCGCGACCGATGAAGCTGCGCGCAGCCTCGACAAGACCAGAGCCGCCGAAACCACCCGAAGGCTGATTCATGCTGGCATTGGCATTTGCGAAATTCGCAGCGTCGCCGAACGAAGGCGCCTGCTGCTCCGCACGCGCGGCGTGCCGGCGCGCAATCCGCGCGCGATGCCGGACGTGATGACGAGAGCTGTAAGTGTGTTTGCTGTAGTGCGCGTGGTGACGCGCGGCGCCATGCTGGGGCCGGGCCGAAGCCGGCGAGACTGACGCGAAGACGGCTGCCGAACACAACGCCAGAGCGGAGAGGCGAAGTGCACGACGATATGCAACGAACTCAAACATAGAAAGTTAACCCTCATAGATACCCCCGATCCCCACGACCGGACATGCGATCCAACTTTTTGAGGGCTGCGTGAAAACAGGCCGGATGTGACGGAAACAAGACGGCGAGCGGGTCGAAACGCGCTCATTTCAGGCCGCGGAGCGCCGCGGTGGCGCTAAACCCAACAGAAACCATACGTATAGACATAGGGGATGACCGCTCGACGCAGAGCCGGCCCGAGATACCTATTTTAATTAGCTATTAAGAATTGCTTCTCGCGAGTTTTCCGGCCGCTGCAACCGTCCGCAATGACGGTGTGTCCGTAGGGCGGATGAGGGCGAAGCCGTAATCCGCCGGCCGATTTTATATCTGGCGAAGAAGGGTGGACTACGCTGCGCTAATCCGCTCTGCGATTATAGAGAATTGCGATTTCGCGAGGCTTTTGGCCTCGCTCCGCCCTCATCCTGAGAATCTGACTCATAAAGCGGTATCTCGCTTCTCCGTCCCTCATCCTGAGGAGCCGCACAGCGGCGTCTCGAAGGATGGCCGAAGAGCGCCGGGCCAAGCCATCTCATGGTTCGAGACGCGGCCTGTGGCCGCTCCTCACCATGAGGGGCAGAGTTACTTCTCCGCCCGCTGCAGTAGAAATACGCCCTGCTCGCCGAACAGATTCCAGAACCACCACGGCGCATTGAGGCGCAAGGGACGGCCATAGAGATCGAGCGCCACCGCACGCTCCATCTTCACATTGATCTCGTCGCAGAGATGCACGAAGTCCTTGATGGTGCAGAAGTGAATGTTCGGCGTGTCGTACCATGTCGCCGGCAGGTTCTCGGTGCGCGGCATACGCCCGCCGACGAGCAATTGCAGCCGCATCCGCCAGAAGCCGAAATTCGGAAACGACACGATAGCGCGACGGCCGATGCGCAGGAGATTCTCCAGCACCACACGCGGCTGCCGCGTCGCCTGCAGCGTCTGCGACAGGATCACATAGTCGAAGGCATCGTCGGGATAGTTCACGAGGTCGGTGTCGGCATCGCCCTGCACCACCGCGAGCCCCTTGCCGACGCAGCGGTTGACGCCCTCGCGCGACAGCTCGATGCCACGTCCGTCGATACCCCGGCCTTCCAGCAGTTGCAGCAGATCGCCGTCGCCGCAGCCGACGTCGAGCACCTTCGCACCGGCCGGAATCATTTCGGCGACGAGCAGGTGATCGCCGCGATAGCTGTCGAGCGCGGGCGAAGCTGGACTAGCGAGCTTGATGTCGAGGCCTTGCTGATGGACGTTCATTTGTCGCGAGCCTCCACCGGCAGACCGCGGACGGCTGCAGCCGAATTCAGAAATGCATCGGCGATGTCGAGAAATTCCGGCACGTCGAGCAGAAAGGCGTCGTGGCCCTTGTCGGTCTCGATTTCGGCAAAGGACACGCGCACGCCGCCCGCATTGAGCGCATGCACGATGTCGCGCGACTCGGCGGTCGGGAAAAGCCAATCCGACGTAAACGACATCAGGCAGAAGCGCGTCTGCGTATCGCGGAAGGCTTCGGCGAGGTGCCCGTTATGGTCGGCGGCGATGTCGAAATAGTCCATCGCGCGCGTGAGATAGAGATACGAATTCGCATCGAAGCGCTCGACGAAGGACGAGCCCTGATAGCGCAGATAGCTCTCGACCTGGAAATCCGCGTCGAAAGAGAATGTCGGCAATTCGCGGTCCTGCATGCGGCGGCCGAATTTGCGATGCAGGGCGGCATCCGACAGATAAGTGATGTGCGCCGCCATGCGCGCGACGCCGAGGCCGCGATGCGGATGCGTGCCCTCCTCGAAATAGCGCCCGCCGCGCCAGTCGGGATCGGCCATCACGGCCTGACGGCCAAGCTCATGGAAGGCGATGTTTTGCGCCGAGTGCTTGGTCGCGCAGGCCACCGCCAGCGCCGAGAACACGCGCTCGGGATAAGCCGCGGTCCATTGCAGCGTCTGCATGCCGCCCATGGAGCCGCCGACCACGCAGAACAGTTGCGTGATGCCGAGGCGATCGATCAGCATGGTCTGCGCGCGCACCATGTCGGGAATGGTGATGACCGGAAAATCGAGGCCCCAGATCTTGCCGGTGGCCGGATTTATCGAGGCGGGTCCGGTCGAGCCCATACAGCCGCCGAGCACGTTGGAGCAGATGATGAAGTAGCGATCGGTGTCGAGCGCCTTGCCCGGCCCGACCATGGTGCCCCACCAGCCCGGCTTACCGGTGACGGGGTGGGTGTTGAAGACGTGCTGGTCGCCGGTCAGCGCGTGGCAGACCAGGATGGCGTTGGACTTGTCGGCATTCAGCGTGCCGTAGGTCTGGTAGGCGATCTGAAACGGGGCGAGGTCGATGCCGCAATCGAGCCGCAACGGCTCGTCGGGGCCGAATTTGGCGACCAGCGAGGTCGGATGATTGGCTTCCTGGGCGCGGTCCTCGGCATCCACCGAGACGCTCTTCAAGGGCTGGACACTGACCATCTCGATACCCGGCTCCCCTTCGGGAGTCCTCCCATCGAGACCGGGCATGAAAAACCCGGCCTGAACATACGGTTCGGCCGGGAGCGATCGTCCCCGGCCTGTTTAGCGAGTTGTTTAACGTGGCTGCAAGCCGGCCGGCTCAAATGACCACGGAGTAGGCAGGGATCGTAGTCCCAGCCTGGCCGATCGTCAATATAGGGATGGCATGGACGCTTTGCCCAAGGGCAGGCACTTGGAATAGCTGTCATGTTTTCTTTGCTTTCAGGCAGCGTCTTACCTAATCAGGGCCGTGCCCCAACGCCGCCATGCGCGTCAGGCATCTCCGGCGGGGCGCTCCCGCCTCATCGCCAAGGTCCGTTTTCATGTCGAAACTGCCCCCCGCCCCGCCGTCGCTGAACGAATTGCGCCAGGAGATCGACAGCATCGACGAGCAGGTGCATCGCCTCTTGATGTCGCGCGGCGACATCATCGACCGGCTGATCTCGGTGAAGCAGACCCAGGAGGTCGGCTCCGCGTTCCGACCGGCCCGCGAAGCCGACATGATGCGCCGCCTGGTGCAGCGCCATCGCGGAATCCTCCCCATCGACACCGTCGAGGGCATCTGGCGCGTCATCATCTCGACTTTCACTTACGTCCAGGCGCCGTTCTCGCTGCATGCGGATCTGTCACTCGGCGAGAGCGCGATGCGCGATTCCGCCCGCTTCCATTTCGGCTTCACGGTGCCCTATGTCTCGCATTTCAGCGCCGTCGCCGCCGTGGAAGCCGTGGCGAAATCCAAGGGCGATCTCGCGCTGGTCTCAGCCACCTCCGGCCAGACGCCGTGGTGGCACGAGCTGGAGCCCCAAGGCGCGCCAAAGATCATCGCCCGCCTGCCCTTCATCGAGCGTGCCGACCATCCGGCCGCGCTGCCGGTCTTCGTGGTGTCCCGCGTCGCCGACAGCGCCATGGTGACCGAGGTGGAATGCTGGAGCGTCCGCGTCTCCGGCTGGAACGCCGAGATCGCCCGCGCGCTGGCGCCGCTGGCCGACGTGGTGGTGGTGCCCGATACCGCCTTCGACGGCGCCTCGCTGCTGGTCTCCATCAGCGCGCCCTCGACCTTCGAGGGCATCAGGGCCGCCCTGATCGCAGCGGGGGCCTCGGTGCGGTCCTCCGCCCTCGTCGGCAGCCATGCAAGGCGCTATACGGTGCCCGCAGACGGCGCACCGAACGCCTGACCTTTCCAGAATACCGGAGCTACAAGATGTCCCGCCCCGTGCCGAAAGCCGGCATTCTCGATATCGCGCCCTACACGCCGGGCAAGACCCCTGTGCCGGAAGCCGGCCGCAAGGTGTTCAAGCTGTCGGCCAACGAAACGCCGTTCGGCCCCTCGCCGCACGCCACGGCGGCCTATACCGGCGCTGCGACGCATCTCGAGGATTATCCGGAAGGCACCTCGAAGGTGCTGCGCGAGGCCGTCGGCAAGCGCTACGGCCTCGATCCCAGCAGAATCATCTGCGGCGCAGGTTCGGACGAAATCCTGAACCTGATCGCGCACACCTATCTCGGCCCCGGCGACGAAGCGATCCACACCGAGCACGGCTTCCTGGTCTATCCCATCGCCACCAAGGGCAATGGCGCGACCAATGTCGTCGCCAAGGAAATCGAGTTCACCTGCAGCGTGGACGAGATCCTGAAATGCGTGACCGACAGGACCAAGCTGGTCTGGCTCGCCAACCCGAACAATCCGACCGGCACCTACCTGCCCTATACGGAAGTGAAACGCCTGCGCGCCTCGCTGCCGGATCACGTGCTGCTGGTGCTCGACGCCGCCTATGCCGACTATGTCGGTAAGCCCGACTATGACAGCGGCCTCGACCTTGCCAGGACCACCGAGAACACGGTGGTCTGCTTCACCTTCTCCAAGGTGCACGGCCTCGCCGCGCTGCGCATCGGCTGGATGTTCGGCCCCGAACACATCGTGGATGCGATGAACCGCGTGCGCGGCCCGTTCAACGTCTCGGCGCCGGCCATGCTCGCTGCCGTCGCCGCGATCGAGGACACCGGCCATGTCGAGATGTCGCGCGCCTTCACCGAGAAGTGGCGCGATCTGCTGACCGCGGAAATCACCAAGCTCGGGCTGAAGGTGACGCCGAGCGTCGCCAATTTCATCCTGATCCACTTCCCGACCACCGCCGGCACGACCGCGGCGGATGCGGACGCATTCCTGACCAAGCGCGGCCTCGTGCTGCGCGCGGTCAATAATTACGGCCTGCATCAGTCGCTGCGCATGACCATCGGCACCGCGGAGGCCAACGAGCTGGTCCTCGCCGCCTTGCGCGAATTCATGCTGCGCAATGACTGACGCCCCGCTCTTCCCCCGCATCACGCTGATCGGCCTCGGCCTGATCGGCTCGTCGCTGGCGCGCGGCATCCAGCAGCTCGGCCTTGCCGGCGAACTCGTCGCCACCGACGCCTCGCCGGAGGTGCGTGCGCGCGCCGTCGAGATCAAGCTCGCCGATCGCATCGCCGACGATAATGCGTCGGCGGTGATGGACAGCGACCTGATCATCTCTTGCGTCCCTGTCGGCCGCGCCGGCGATGTCGCGCAAAGCATTGCGCCGCATCTCAAGCCGGGCGCCATCATCTCCGATGTCGGCTCGGTGAAGGCCTCGGTGCTATCGGCGATGTCCGAACATCTGCCGGACAACGTGCATTTCATTCCTGCACATCCGGTCGCCGGCACCGAGAATTCCGGGCCGGATTCCGGCTTCGCCGAACTGTTCATGAACCGCTGGTGCATCCTCACGCCGCCGGACGGCGCCGATGCTGCAGCGGTCGAGAAGTTGAGCACGCTATGGTCCGCCCTCGGCGCCAATGTCGAGATCATGGGCGCCGCGCATCATGACCTCGTGCTGGCGGTGACGAGCCATCTGCCGCATCTCATCGCCTACACAATCGTAGGCACGGCCGACGAGCTGGAAGATGTAACTCGTTCGGAAGTGCTGAAATTCTCTGCGGGCGGTTTTCGCGACTTCACCCGTATCGCCGCATCCGATCCCACCATGTGGCGCGATGTGTTCCTGACCAACAAGGACGCGGTGCTGGAAATGCTCGGCGCGTTTCAGGAGGACCTGTCGAAGCTGACGCGGGCGATCCGTCGCGGCGATGGCGACACGCTGTTCGATCATTTTACACGCACGCGGGCGATCCGCAGGGGTATCGTCAGCATCGGTCAGGATGAAGCCGCCGCAGACTTCGGCCGCAAGCATGCGGCGTTGAAGAAGAAATAGTCTGTAGGATGGGTTGAGCGTAGCGATACCCATCACCCCTAGCGCCCAGCGGTGATGGGTATCGCTACGCTCAACCCATCCTACGATCAGAACAACGGCGGAATCTGCGCCACGCGGAGCGGGCCGAAGAACACCGCGCCATCGACGAACTTCAGCGGGAACGCCCGCGCCGGCCTGCCCTCCAACGTCGCCGCGGTGCCGATGGAGTTCACTCCCGCGGCCAATCCCGCTCCGGCATTCTTGCGCGCGAAATTGCCCAGTCCCGGGATCGCGCGATCCAGCGCCCCCAGAATATTGTTCACGTCCTGCGACTTCAGGCCCGGCGCCAGACGATCCAGCGTTTCCTGCGGTACGCCGATCTCCAGCAGCTTGTCGATCCCGAGCGCGTTCACGGCCTTGTCGAGCCCCGTCACCGTCATCTGCAACTCACCGTCGAGATTGCCCGCCGCGGTAATCCCGAGCGAGCCCGTCGCCAGCGAGATGATGTCGCCCTGCTGCACCCGCGACTGCGTGATCTCCAATCGTCCGCCCGCCGCCTGGATCTCGCGAAAGCGCTGCGGCCAGGGCTTTGGCGTCAGATCCGTCAACCCCGAAATCTGCGCGCGGATATCCGTATCGAACGGCGCCGCAAGCAGCGGATGCACGTCCGCAATCGTGCCGCTGGTAATGCGCAGCGCCGTTTCGATCACCGGCTTATCTGGTGTCGATGCCGGCGCGGTTCTGCCGTTGAGCACGACGCGCTTGGCACGCACCGCAGGCGCCGAGGCCGAGCCGGAGAAGCGATCGAGCGACAGATCGTCGAACACGAGATCGCCGCTGTCCGGCGTGCCCGGCAGGCCGGTGATGCTGCTGCGCGCATCGCTCCAGGCCATCGCCATCCAGGGCTGGCCCTGCTGCGAAATCACCGCAGGCGCCTTGAATTCGGCGATCAGGAGGCGCGGCGTGTAGATCTGTGCAACGACGAGAATCTCACCGAGTTGTGCGGTGACCGGTGTCTGCGTGATGCTCTGCGTCGCAGTCTGCGCCTGCAACGACACGCTGACGCCGTCGCAGCGGACTTCCAGACGGAACGGGAAGCCCGCAACCGAGCGATTGGCGCATTCATATTTGCGGCCTGCGGCAGCTTCGCGCGCCTGCCAGAGTTCGACATTCTCATCGACCTTGGACGCCGCGAAGAACCAGAA
Coding sequences within:
- a CDS encoding TIGR02594 family protein, encoding MFEFVAYRRALRLSALALCSAAVFASVSPASARPQHGAARHHAHYSKHTYSSRHHVRHRARIARRHAARAEQQAPSFGDAANFANANASMNQPSGGFGGSGLVEAARSFIGRGNPTGRRSLWCAAFMNLVLKRTGHQGTGSDMARSFSSYGQRISGPQVGAIAVMSRGRRGGHVGVVSGVDAKGNPIIVSGNHGNRVAEATYSKGRIYAYVMPSS
- the metW gene encoding methionine biosynthesis protein MetW; translated protein: MNVHQQGLDIKLASPASPALDSYRGDHLLVAEMIPAGAKVLDVGCGDGDLLQLLEGRGIDGRGIELSREGVNRCVGKGLAVVQGDADTDLVNYPDDAFDYVILSQTLQATRQPRVVLENLLRIGRRAIVSFPNFGFWRMRLQLLVGGRMPRTENLPATWYDTPNIHFCTIKDFVHLCDEINVKMERAVALDLYGRPLRLNAPWWFWNLFGEQGVFLLQRAEK
- the metX gene encoding homoserine O-acetyltransferase MetX — translated: MVSVQPLKSVSVDAEDRAQEANHPTSLVAKFGPDEPLRLDCGIDLAPFQIAYQTYGTLNADKSNAILVCHALTGDQHVFNTHPVTGKPGWWGTMVGPGKALDTDRYFIICSNVLGGCMGSTGPASINPATGKIWGLDFPVITIPDMVRAQTMLIDRLGITQLFCVVGGSMGGMQTLQWTAAYPERVFSALAVACATKHSAQNIAFHELGRQAVMADPDWRGGRYFEEGTHPHRGLGVARMAAHITYLSDAALHRKFGRRMQDRELPTFSFDADFQVESYLRYQGSSFVERFDANSYLYLTRAMDYFDIAADHNGHLAEAFRDTQTRFCLMSFTSDWLFPTAESRDIVHALNAGGVRVSFAEIETDKGHDAFLLDVPEFLDIADAFLNSAAAVRGLPVEARDK
- a CDS encoding chorismate mutase, which encodes MSKLPPAPPSLNELRQEIDSIDEQVHRLLMSRGDIIDRLISVKQTQEVGSAFRPAREADMMRRLVQRHRGILPIDTVEGIWRVIISTFTYVQAPFSLHADLSLGESAMRDSARFHFGFTVPYVSHFSAVAAVEAVAKSKGDLALVSATSGQTPWWHELEPQGAPKIIARLPFIERADHPAALPVFVVSRVADSAMVTEVECWSVRVSGWNAEIARALAPLADVVVVPDTAFDGASLLVSISAPSTFEGIRAALIAAGASVRSSALVGSHARRYTVPADGAPNA
- the hisC gene encoding histidinol-phosphate transaminase, with the protein product MSRPVPKAGILDIAPYTPGKTPVPEAGRKVFKLSANETPFGPSPHATAAYTGAATHLEDYPEGTSKVLREAVGKRYGLDPSRIICGAGSDEILNLIAHTYLGPGDEAIHTEHGFLVYPIATKGNGATNVVAKEIEFTCSVDEILKCVTDRTKLVWLANPNNPTGTYLPYTEVKRLRASLPDHVLLVLDAAYADYVGKPDYDSGLDLARTTENTVVCFTFSKVHGLAALRIGWMFGPEHIVDAMNRVRGPFNVSAPAMLAAVAAIEDTGHVEMSRAFTEKWRDLLTAEITKLGLKVTPSVANFILIHFPTTAGTTAADADAFLTKRGLVLRAVNNYGLHQSLRMTIGTAEANELVLAALREFMLRND
- a CDS encoding prephenate/arogenate dehydrogenase family protein, with the translated sequence MTDAPLFPRITLIGLGLIGSSLARGIQQLGLAGELVATDASPEVRARAVEIKLADRIADDNASAVMDSDLIISCVPVGRAGDVAQSIAPHLKPGAIISDVGSVKASVLSAMSEHLPDNVHFIPAHPVAGTENSGPDSGFAELFMNRWCILTPPDGADAAAVEKLSTLWSALGANVEIMGAAHHDLVLAVTSHLPHLIAYTIVGTADELEDVTRSEVLKFSAGGFRDFTRIAASDPTMWRDVFLTNKDAVLEMLGAFQEDLSKLTRAIRRGDGDTLFDHFTRTRAIRRGIVSIGQDEAAADFGRKHAALKKK
- a CDS encoding DUF2125 domain-containing protein translates to MSDILQPRRRRLGLLFFMPVVLVVICLAWTGFWFFAASKVDENVELWQAREAAAGRKYECANRSVAGFPFRLEVRCDGVSVSLQAQTATQSITQTPVTAQLGEILVVAQIYTPRLLIAEFKAPAVISQQGQPWMAMAWSDARSSITGLPGTPDSGDLVFDDLSLDRFSGSASAPAVRAKRVVLNGRTAPASTPDKPVIETALRITSGTIADVHPLLAAPFDTDIRAQISGLTDLTPKPWPQRFREIQAAGGRLEITQSRVQQGDIISLATGSLGITAAGNLDGELQMTVTGLDKAVNALGIDKLLEIGVPQETLDRLAPGLKSQDVNNILGALDRAIPGLGNFARKNAGAGLAAGVNSIGTAATLEGRPARAFPLKFVDGAVFFGPLRVAQIPPLF